The Calliphora vicina chromosome 3, idCalVici1.1, whole genome shotgun sequence genome contains a region encoding:
- the axed gene encoding uncharacterized protein axed, protein MVLPFGLSSDGQHNPESSGSVGGSGGDTITSSRSVAYTPTAPPYFMRAHTNVSTGIPIIPSPYIDFIVVNGDDRSMIRCERKAVLENSVELAKLIHAGPNSGRKGDNHFQISNVDKHDFELVIRFLETKFVKYRDHLHILKILELADRYNCPDLIIHCIRELDLQLSSATVVDVFRSLWFYQGMTSNNQHQLGAVITTQDSAASKKMKRKAQQAAANANATNSNTNLNSSNIPAPNPNPFTAEDYGVALLNNALQLIDMHAELILTKPEMTELRFEELEMIAKRDALQLSTELTLFTCLADWSVAECNRKKLDATSENRRRVLGPLCLTPHYCLMSATEFRKACDRVELLNPLETSLVSDCIEGKKLKNLTPEQSQLMEKFRTPRPEFAKMPIHLSDRSNPKNYPKKMRRAEKGSSDESCWENFGLNCLAVFACIFD, encoded by the exons ATGGTTTTACCATTCGGACTGTCGTCTGATGGCCAACATAATCCAGAGAGTAGCGGGAGTGTGGGTGGCAGCGGTGGCGATACGATTACCTCAAGCCGTTCAGTAGCTTATACACCAACAGCACCGCCATATTTTATGCGagcccatacaaatgtctcaaCCGGAATACCAATAATACCCAGTCCGTACATTGATTTTATTGTGGTCAATGGTGATGACCGTTCGATGATACGTTGTGAACGTAAAGCCGTACTGGAGAACAGTGTAGAGTTGGCCAAATTGATACATGCTGGACCGAATAGTGGACGCAAAGGTGATAATCATTTTCAGATCTCAAATGTAGATAAACATGATTTTGAACTTGTCATAcgatttttggaaacaaaatttgTCAAATATCGCGatcatttgcatattttgaaaatattagaaTTGGCTGATCGTTACAATTGTCCTGATTTG ATTATCCACTGCATACGTGAATTGGATCTGCAATTGAGCAGTGCTACAGTTGTAGATGTTTTCCGATCACTGTGGTTCTATCAGGGCATGACATCAAACAACCAACATCAGTTGGGTGCCGTCATAACAACGCAAGACTCGGCAGCCAGTAAGAAAATGAAGCGCAAAGCCCAACAGGCAGCTGCCAATGCGAATGCCACAAATTCCAATACTAATTTAAATTCATCGAATATTCCCGCCCCTAATCCGAATCCATTCACTGCAGAAGACTATGGCGTTGCCCTACTCAACAATGCTCTCCAGCTGATCGATATGCATGCTGAATTGATTCTGACTAAGCCAGAAATGACTGAATTACGTTTTGAGGAATTGGAAATGATTGCAAAACGTGATGCTCTACAATTAAGTACGGAGTTGACACTATTCACCTGCCTCGCTGATTGGAGTGTAGCGGAGTGTAATCGTAAAAAACTAGATGCCACTTCAGAGAACAGACGACGTGTGTTGGGTCCATTGTGTTTGACGCCTCACTACTGTCTGATGAGTGCCACCGAATTCCGGAAGGCGTGTGATCGTGTGGAATTACTAAACCCATTGGAAACGTCACTCGTTAGTGATTGTATTGAAG GTAAAAAACTAAAGAATCTAACACCGGAGCAAAGTCAATTAATGGAGAAATTCCGTACGCCTAGACCAGAATTTGCCAAAATGCCAATACATTTAAGTGATCGCAGTAATCCGAAAAACTATCCCAAGAAAATGAGACGAGCCGAAAAGGGATCTTCCGATGAAAGCTGCTGGGAAAATTTCGGCTTAAATTGTTTGGCCGTATTCGCCTGTATATTCGATTGA